A genomic segment from Amphiura filiformis chromosome 10, Afil_fr2py, whole genome shotgun sequence encodes:
- the LOC140162342 gene encoding uncharacterized protein, with translation MDHRVAMLACLLALLPVIFAQGTEDPAATTQVPERCCFPASQFTISKSSSIGMVHQGARRFMGQVAILEEAHAAYDYNNSRIAALLTRRFINGYPEEHVQLIEDLEEGTVWVIYPDEETCTKESSADYPFRAERCISEYGEYWGTTYMDDKAVYTNTWGIVIPYLPENPTNGVFSFSVGPNCIPHGETFAGKTTAWGVRQQIVSSSGYYNYEEGIANPDKYFTVPDYCTEPVTEN, from the exons ATGGATCACCGTGTCGCCATGTTAGCATGCCTTTTGGCTTTATTGCCTGTCATATTTGCTCAAGGTACTGAGGACCCAGCTGCTACGACCCAGGTACCCGAGAGATGTTGCTTCCCTGCAAGCCAGTTTACCATCAGCAAAT CTTCTTCCATAGGAATGGTCCATCAAGGAGCAAGACGATTCATGGGTCAAGTGGCTATTCTAGAGGAGGCCCATGCGGCGTACGACTATAACAATAGTAGAATCGCTGCTTTACTTACCAGACGATTCATTAATGGTTACCCCGAAGAACACGTCCAGCTGATAGAAGATCTTGAagag GGAACAGTTTGGGTCATTTACCCTGATGAAGAGACGTGTACGAAAGAAAGCTCCGCCGACTATCCATTCCGTGCTGAACGCTGTATATCGG AATATGGAGAATATTGGGGAACTACTTACATGGATGACAAAGCCGTCTACACAAATACCTGGGGCATCGTAATTCCTTACTTGCCGGAAAATCCTACCAATGGAGTGTTTTCGTTCAGTGTTGGGCCAAACTGTATTCCACACGGAGAGACGTTTGCGGGAAAGACTACTGCATGGGGTGTGAGAC AGCAAATCGTGTCTTCTTCTGGATATTACAATTATGAAGAAGGAATCGCCAATCCTGATAAATACTTTACTGTGCCTGACTACTGCACAGAACCCGTGACAGAG AATTAG